Genomic DNA from Streptomyces sp. PCS3-D2:
AGGGCCCGGTCCGCACCCGCAGCCCGGGGCTCCGCCGAACGCCGGGCGCGGGGCGCACTCCTGACCCGGCCGTCCGCCCCGGGAGGACGGCGACCCGAAGGCCGCTGACCCGCGCCGCCCGCGCGGGTCAGTGCCCTTCCCTCCTCGCAGGTCCGCCCCCGCAGGTCCGCCCCCGCAGGCACGCCCCGGAACGGTCCGTCCAGGTCCGTCCTTCAGAGGTCCGCCCGCAGCCGGAGCACCTCCGGCGGCGGGTGCCGGGCCGAGGCGTGTCGGATCTCCGCAGTGAGCGGCGGGTCCAGGGCGCGGTAGGGGACCTCGCCGAGCCCGATGGCGGTGACCGTGCCCCGCGGCCCCGCCGATCCGCGCGCGGCGGCGGCCTCGGCCACCTCCCGGCGCAGCGCCGCCGTCAGCGGGCTCGACACCAGTGGGGTCTCGTCCCCGACCGGCAGGACGAGCACCAGGGCGAGGGGCCGGCGCGGGGTTCCCGTGTAGCCGACGACCGCGGCGTCCCGGACGTCGGTGTGCCGCACCTTCTGCCAGCCGCGCCGCCCGGCCGGGTAGGCCTGGTCCAGCCTCTTGACGACGAGGCCCTCGATACCGCTGGCGGGGAGCGTCTCGTACCAGGTGGCGGCCAGCTCCGGGTCGGTCGTCATCGGGACGGGCTGGAGGGGCGGCCCGAGGGGGAGGAGCAGATCGACGAGGAGGGCCCGCCGGCGTTCGTACGGGCGGGCGCGCACGTCCAGCCCGGCCAGTTCCAGCACGTCGAAGGCGGCGTACGAGGCCGGCAGGCTCTGCGCCAGCACGGCGGCCCGGGCCGCCGTGGCCGCCGCGCGCCGCTGTACCAGCGCGAAGTCGGTGCGGCCCGAGTGCCAGACCACCACCTCACCGTCGAGGACCGTCCCCGCGGGCAACTGCAGCGCTGCCGCCGCCAGGTCGGGGAACGCACTGGTCACGATCCGCCCGGAGCGGGCCTGGAGCGTCACGTCGGCCGCCGAACGGGCGATGACCAGCCGGTGTCCGTCGAACTTCGGCTCGTACGCCAGTCCCGCCCCACGCGGCAGGACGGGGACCGCGGCGGCCAGCGCCACCCGGATCACGGCCGGACCTTGGGGAGCGGGCGACCCCGCGCGGGATCGGCCAGCGGGGCGAAGAGGTCGCCGTCGCGCAGCAGCCGCGGCCCGATGTCATCGGCGAGGAAGACCAGGTCGGCGGGGGTGCGGCAGGCCTCGACCTCGGCCCAGGACACGGGCGCGGAGACGGTGGGGCGGGCCCGCGCGCGCAGGGTGTAGGCGGCGGCGGTGGTTTTCGCGGCTGCGTTCTGGCTGTGGTCGACGAAGACCTTGCCGGGGCGCAGGGCCTTGGCCATGCGGTGGACCACGAGGTCGGGGAGCTCGCGCTCGGCCTCCTGGGCGAGCTGCTTGGCGTACGCGGACACCTGCGAGGACGGGGTCGGCTCCAGCGGCACGGCCAGGTGCAGCCCCTTGGAGCCGGAGGTCTTGGCGCAGGCGTCGAGCCCGTCGGCGGCGAGCCGCTCGCGCAGCCACAGGGCGGCGGCGCTGCACTCGACGACGGACGCGGGCGCGCCGGGGTCGAGGTCGAGGACCATGCGGTCGGCGACCGCGGGGCTGCCGGCCGGCCACTGGTGGACGTGGAATTCGACGACGAGGTTGGCGGCCCACATGAGGGTGGCCATGTCGGCGACGACCACCTGTGCGGCGGAGGGGTCCTCGGAGCGGGGCACCGGGGTGGTCCTCACCCAGTCGGGTGTGCCGGGCGGCGGGTTCTTGGTGAAGAACAGCTGGCCGTCCGGCCCATCCGGATAGCGCAGGAAGGAGACCGCCCGGTCGTGGATCTGGGCCAGCAGGGGCTCCGCCACGCTGGCGTAGTAGTGGAGCACCTCGCCCTTCGTGTAGCCGGTCTCCGGGTAGAGGACCTTGTCGAGATTGCTGAGCGTGATGCGACGGCCCTCCACCAATGTGATCGGCGTCATACGATGAGACTGCCACGAAACAGGAGGAACCGTGCGATCCATCTGGAACGGAGCGATCTCCTTCGGCCTCGTCAGCATTCCGATCAAGCTCGTGAACGCCACCGAGAGCCACTCGATCTCCTTCCGTCAGATCCACCTCGCCGACGGCGGCCGGATCCGCTACCGCAAGGTGTGCGAGCTGGACGGCGAGGAGGTGGCGGGCGCCGAGATCGGCAAGGGGTACGAGGAGGCCGACGGGTCGGTCGTCCCGATCACCGATGAGGACCTGGCTCAGCTGCCGCTGGCCACGGCGAAGACGATCGAGATCATGTCGTTCGTGCCCGCCGAGGAGATCGACCCGCTGCAGATGGACGCGGCGTACTACCTGGCGGCGAACGGGGCCACGGCGGCGAAGCCGTACACGCTGCTGCGGGAGGCGCTGAGGCGCAGCCG
This window encodes:
- the ligD gene encoding non-homologous end-joining DNA ligase, with protein sequence MTPITLVEGRRITLSNLDKVLYPETGYTKGEVLHYYASVAEPLLAQIHDRAVSFLRYPDGPDGQLFFTKNPPPGTPDWVRTTPVPRSEDPSAAQVVVADMATLMWAANLVVEFHVHQWPAGSPAVADRMVLDLDPGAPASVVECSAAALWLRERLAADGLDACAKTSGSKGLHLAVPLEPTPSSQVSAYAKQLAQEAERELPDLVVHRMAKALRPGKVFVDHSQNAAAKTTAAAYTLRARARPTVSAPVSWAEVEACRTPADLVFLADDIGPRLLRDGDLFAPLADPARGRPLPKVRP
- a CDS encoding DNA ligase; the protein is MRVALAAAVPVLPRGAGLAYEPKFDGHRLVIARSAADVTLQARSGRIVTSAFPDLAAAALQLPAGTVLDGEVVVWHSGRTDFALVQRRAAATAARAAVLAQSLPASYAAFDVLELAGLDVRARPYERRRALLVDLLLPLGPPLQPVPMTTDPELAATWYETLPASGIEGLVVKRLDQAYPAGRRGWQKVRHTDVRDAAVVGYTGTPRRPLALVLVLPVGDETPLVSSPLTAALRREVAEAAAARGSAGPRGTVTAIGLGEVPYRALDPPLTAEIRHASARHPPPEVLRLRADL